In Methanosarcina siciliae T4/M, one genomic interval encodes:
- a CDS encoding formylglycine-generating enzyme family protein, translated as MMVERANKTVFITVIVMLLFSGVPGCTELGKSADDSDNASSIGPEPNYTNSIGMEFVKISSGEFMMGPIYNTGYVRTPSGEIITEEYIDEDLAKKVEIKKPFYLGKFEVTQGQWREVMGSNPSYFEGDDLPVERVSWDEVQEFIEKLNEIEGTDKYRLPSEAEWEYACKAGTTTRYSFGDDEAKFGDYAWYVPNSDCKTHPVGQKEPNPWGLYDMHGNVMEWVNESDTHGSVMEWINENILERDKDGGDESSVFRRIRGGCFQDGGGLNVYRIQNCGYACKGYSDLHRNDLGFRVLREI; from the coding sequence ATGATGGTTGAAAGAGCGAATAAAACAGTATTCATTACTGTGATAGTTATGCTTCTCTTTTCTGGGGTGCCGGGTTGTACCGAATTGGGAAAATCAGCAGATGACTCTGACAACGCAAGTTCAATCGGGCCGGAACCTAACTACACAAATTCGATAGGTATGGAGTTCGTGAAGATTTCCTCAGGGGAATTCATGATGGGGCCTATCTATAATACGGGATACGTCAGGACGCCTTCAGGTGAAATTATAACTGAAGAATATATCGATGAAGATTTGGCAAAGAAAGTTGAGATTAAAAAACCGTTCTATCTGGGTAAATTTGAAGTTACCCAGGGACAGTGGCGTGAAGTGATGGGCAGCAATCCTTCATATTTTGAAGGGGATGATCTTCCAGTCGAACGGGTATCCTGGGATGAGGTTCAGGAGTTTATCGAAAAACTCAATGAAATAGAAGGTACCGATAAATATCGTCTGCCATCTGAAGCTGAATGGGAGTATGCCTGCAAGGCCGGGACAACAACCAGATACTCTTTTGGAGACGATGAAGCAAAATTTGGGGATTATGCGTGGTATGTGCCAAATTCCGATTGTAAAACTCATCCTGTAGGGCAAAAGGAGCCAAATCCCTGGGGTCTTTATGACATGCATGGAAATGTCATGGAATGGGTTAATGAAAGTGACACGCATGGGAGTGTTATGGAATGGATTAATGAGAATATTCTGGAACGGGATAAAGACGGGGGGGATGAAAGTAGTGTTTTCCGTAGGATTCGAGGAGGCTGCTTTCAAGATGGAGGTGGCCTTAATGTTTATAGAATTCAAAACTGTGGGTATGCTTGCAAAGGCTACTCCGATCTCCACCGCAACGATCTTGGTTTTCGAGTCCTGAGGGAAATTTAA
- a CDS encoding DUF106 domain-containing protein yields MVSETLKKQIDRFLLAFGFSLMFGIMILGQEFRQSMGEAVGVIMDPVLSLVGQENFHLILLVMAIITALYASLIQKYTIDWELMRNTQERMKVFQKEFREAQLSQNTYMLKKLEDQRKEMMEDQMKMSKQQFKPMAYISIISLPLFMWAYYFISGHGNATMVFPFWGEQLLTTPVFGPFQHWIYWYFISSLGVSQLIRKGLNIGGV; encoded by the coding sequence TTGGTTTCGGAGACATTAAAAAAGCAAATTGACCGGTTCCTGCTGGCCTTTGGTTTTTCTCTCATGTTCGGGATAATGATCCTTGGACAGGAATTCAGGCAGTCGATGGGAGAAGCAGTAGGGGTGATAATGGATCCCGTACTTTCTCTGGTCGGACAGGAAAATTTCCATCTAATCCTTTTAGTAATGGCGATTATCACTGCCCTCTATGCATCCCTTATACAGAAATACACTATCGACTGGGAACTCATGCGAAATACCCAGGAACGCATGAAGGTCTTTCAGAAGGAGTTTAGGGAGGCACAGCTTTCCCAGAACACCTATATGCTGAAAAAGCTTGAAGACCAGCGCAAGGAGATGATGGAAGACCAGATGAAGATGTCAAAGCAGCAGTTCAAGCCAATGGCTTACATCAGTATTATCTCCCTGCCTCTCTTCATGTGGGCTTACTATTTCATAAGCGGGCACGGGAATGCCACCATGGTATTTCCTTTCTGGGGCGAACAGCTGCTTACGACTCCGGTTTTTGGTCCCTTCCAGCACTGGATCTACTGGTACTTCATCTCCTCTCTCGGGGTCAGCCAGCTTATCAGGAAGGGCCTTAATATCGGTGGGGTCTGA
- the cmk gene encoding (d)CMP kinase, translated as MQITVSGLPGSGTTTLSRLLSEYYELELVSSGEIFRRMAKERGMNLGDFGAMAEKDPSIDLDIDKNQKSIIHTQDNLILESRLAGHMAEGVPNVLKIWIKAPLLTRVKRIQRREKTISFDEELAKTVEREKSEALRYKNYYGIDITDLSIYDIVIDSEKWNQYQTLDILRVAIDALVGPE; from the coding sequence ATGCAGATCACCGTGAGCGGGCTTCCCGGAAGCGGGACAACAACCCTCTCAAGGCTCCTGTCCGAGTACTATGAGCTAGAGCTGGTTTCTTCCGGAGAGATCTTCAGGAGGATGGCAAAGGAGAGAGGGATGAACCTGGGAGATTTCGGAGCTATGGCTGAAAAAGACCCTTCCATAGACCTCGATATAGATAAAAACCAGAAATCCATCATCCACACCCAGGACAATCTCATTCTCGAAAGCCGGCTTGCAGGTCATATGGCTGAGGGAGTGCCAAATGTGCTCAAAATCTGGATAAAAGCCCCTCTGCTGACAAGGGTTAAACGTATTCAGAGGCGTGAGAAAACCATTTCCTTTGATGAAGAACTGGCAAAAACGGTTGAGAGGGAAAAGTCCGAAGCCCTTCGCTATAAGAACTATTACGGGATTGACATCACAGACCTGTCAATCTACGATATAGTTATCGATTCTGAAAAATGGAACCAGTACCAGACTCTTGATATCCTCAGGGTTGCTATTGACGCTCTTGTCGGGCCGGAGTGA